One part of the Bacteroidota bacterium genome encodes these proteins:
- a CDS encoding YeeE/YedE family protein yields MIASILQPWPWYIAGPLIGLTVPALLLIGNKAFGISSSLRHICAACIPANIPFFSYDWKKEVWNLFFVAGILLGGFLTVQFLANPDPVQLNPNLASELSTYGITDYSGLVPADIFNWESLLTLRGFLMIVVGGFLVGFGTRYAGGCTSGHAIMGLSTLQWPSLIATCCFMAGGFLMANLILPFILNL; encoded by the coding sequence ATGATAGCTTCCATCTTACAACCCTGGCCCTGGTACATCGCCGGACCCTTGATCGGTCTCACTGTACCGGCACTACTCCTGATTGGTAACAAGGCCTTCGGGATCAGTTCTTCCCTGAGACATATCTGTGCTGCGTGTATTCCGGCAAATATTCCTTTCTTCAGTTATGACTGGAAAAAGGAAGTCTGGAACCTCTTCTTTGTTGCGGGAATTTTGTTAGGAGGATTTCTGACCGTCCAGTTTCTTGCCAATCCTGATCCTGTTCAGTTGAATCCTAATCTTGCTTCAGAATTGAGTACGTATGGAATTACCGATTATTCCGGACTTGTACCTGCAGATATTTTTAATTGGGAATCTCTGCTTACCCTGAGAGGTTTTCTGATGATAGTGGTTGGTGGTTTTCTGGTGGGGTTCGGAACCCGCTATGCCGGCGGCTGTACCAGTGGTCACGCTATTATGGGACTCTCTACATTACAATGGCCGTCTCTGATTGCTACCTGTTGCTTTATGGCAGGTGGATTCCTGATGGCCAATCTGATTCTTCCTTTTATTTTAAACCTCTGA
- a CDS encoding YeeE/YedE family protein — protein sequence MKNSLVENKTIVKSDIDIRSQQTICVNSSETPAKWYSNIKYLIVGILFGIVFVKAEIISWFRIQEMFRLQSFHMYGVIGSAVAVGMLSVFLIKKFNLKTLSGETIEFQPKTFNKGNVYGGLIFGFGWAITGACPGPLFAQIGSGATVIVVTLLSAVAGTWVYGYFRDKLPH from the coding sequence ATGAAAAATAGCCTCGTTGAAAATAAAACAATAGTCAAGTCTGATATCGATATCCGTTCTCAGCAAACGATTTGTGTAAACAGTAGTGAAACACCTGCAAAATGGTACAGTAATATTAAGTATCTTATAGTGGGTATCCTCTTCGGAATTGTTTTTGTAAAGGCAGAAATCATCAGCTGGTTCCGTATTCAGGAAATGTTCCGTCTGCAATCTTTTCACATGTACGGTGTGATTGGCAGTGCTGTCGCAGTTGGTATGCTTTCCGTCTTCCTGATTAAGAAGTTCAATTTAAAAACACTCAGTGGTGAAACGATAGAATTTCAACCCAAGACTTTCAATAAGGGAAATGTATATGGTGGATTGATTTTTGGTTTCGGTTGGGCGATTACAGGGGCTTGCCCCGGACCATTATTTGCTCAAATTGGTTCAGGCGCCACCGTTATAGTCGTTACTTTATTGAGTGCTGTCGCCGGTACTTGGGTGTATGGTTACTTCAGAGATAAATTACCTCATTAA